From a region of the Thiorhodovibrio winogradskyi genome:
- a CDS encoding conjugal transfer protein TraV: protein MSIRTPALALLLVPTLALTGCAGGLGAKRYSCEGLPSRPLCLSTAEIYALTDGDGPPPAERRLQQENAR, encoded by the coding sequence ATGAGCATCCGGACCCCTGCTTTGGCCCTCTTGCTCGTCCCGACCCTCGCACTGACCGGCTGTGCCGGCGGCCTCGGTGCCAAACGCTATTCCTGCGAGGGTCTGCCGAGCCGTCCCTTGTGTCTGTCCACCGCCGAGATTTATGCCCTGACCGACGGCGATGGCCCACCACCGGCTGAGCGCCGCTTGCAACAGGAGAACGCCCGATGA
- the recD gene encoding exodeoxyribonuclease V subunit alpha, with translation MSSHLLQRAVALGAIRNFDLQFAEQLNRIWASADSPPDPQVLLATALASYRAGQGDVCLALSDYAGRALGEDGERAGEVIKGNSEFSAPPLKDWLASLRAAPLIGRPAERKPLILDDAGRLYLARFWSLEDQLARALRARIGHWRGDVNRQRLRAGLDRLFPPSASGEVDWQRLAAAVAVLRPVAVISGGPGTGKTRTVASVLALLQEQSDEGPLRIGLAAPTGKAAARLSESVAAEKGKLDITSDIRAAIPEEAVTLHRLLGYRPGRALPSRGPDNPLRLDVLVVDEASMVDLSLMSRTVAALAPGARLILLGDRHQLSSVAAGMVLGDICGRGARLGYSVEQLDALTALGCHIPETDRSRSSSPSSSPSPSAQRGGLADHIVDLRKSWRFDAASGIGDLAAAVNAGDGKRAAEVLDDLAYPDVRRLERGLEPLKEVIRDQLAPIFRDAIDAADASSALKALNRFRILTAVREGPYGVNRLNTLAADTLESVGAIQRGGSFYPGLPLMITANDHGQHLYNGDVGIILTDPDAEGALRFWLQSPEGVRRLLPARLPAHETVFAMTIHKSQGSEFEKVLLVMPETDSPLLTRELLYTGITRARKEVSVMAKPSDIVSACGRRVERTTGLLDALWQ, from the coding sequence ATGAGTTCGCACCTGTTGCAGCGTGCCGTCGCCTTGGGAGCGATTCGGAACTTCGACCTGCAATTCGCCGAGCAGTTGAACCGGATCTGGGCATCCGCGGATTCCCCGCCTGATCCCCAGGTTCTGCTGGCCACGGCGCTGGCGAGTTATCGCGCCGGTCAGGGCGATGTGTGTCTGGCGCTGTCGGATTACGCCGGGCGAGCGCTCGGCGAAGACGGCGAGCGGGCCGGGGAGGTGATCAAGGGCAATTCGGAATTCTCCGCTCCGCCACTCAAGGACTGGCTCGCGTCGCTGCGGGCGGCACCACTCATCGGTCGTCCCGCCGAGCGCAAGCCGCTGATTCTCGACGACGCCGGACGGCTATACCTGGCCCGCTTCTGGTCGCTCGAGGACCAGCTGGCGAGGGCGCTGCGCGCGCGCATCGGACACTGGCGCGGAGACGTCAACCGCCAGCGCCTGCGCGCGGGACTCGATCGGCTGTTTCCACCGTCGGCGAGCGGTGAGGTCGACTGGCAGCGCCTGGCCGCGGCCGTGGCGGTGCTGAGACCCGTGGCGGTGATTTCCGGTGGGCCGGGGACGGGCAAGACCCGCACGGTCGCCTCCGTCCTGGCCCTGCTACAAGAGCAGTCGGACGAAGGCCCGCTGCGGATCGGACTGGCCGCGCCCACCGGAAAGGCGGCCGCGCGTCTGAGCGAATCCGTTGCCGCCGAGAAAGGCAAACTCGACATCACGTCTGACATCCGCGCGGCCATTCCCGAGGAAGCCGTCACCTTGCACCGGCTGCTCGGCTATCGGCCGGGGCGGGCCTTGCCCAGCCGCGGCCCGGACAACCCGTTGCGCCTGGATGTCCTGGTGGTCGATGAAGCGTCCATGGTGGATCTGTCCCTGATGAGCCGCACGGTGGCCGCCCTTGCGCCAGGCGCGCGCCTGATTCTGCTCGGCGATCGCCATCAACTCTCCTCCGTCGCCGCCGGCATGGTGCTGGGCGACATCTGCGGACGCGGCGCGCGGCTGGGCTACTCAGTGGAGCAGCTGGATGCGCTCACTGCACTGGGGTGCCATATTCCCGAGACCGACCGGTCGCGCAGCTCGTCGCCCAGCTCCTCCCCCAGCCCGTCGGCACAGCGCGGCGGATTGGCTGACCACATCGTCGATCTGCGTAAGAGTTGGCGCTTTGACGCCGCGAGCGGCATCGGCGACTTGGCGGCGGCGGTCAATGCAGGCGACGGCAAGCGCGCCGCCGAGGTATTGGACGATCTGGCCTATCCCGACGTCAGACGCCTCGAGCGGGGGCTAGAGCCGCTCAAAGAGGTCATTCGCGACCAACTCGCACCCATCTTTCGTGACGCCATCGATGCCGCCGATGCTTCAAGCGCATTAAAGGCACTCAACCGCTTCCGCATCCTCACCGCCGTGCGCGAAGGCCCCTATGGCGTCAACCGGCTCAACACTCTGGCGGCTGATACGCTAGAGTCTGTCGGCGCCATTCAGCGCGGCGGCAGCTTCTACCCCGGTCTGCCGCTGATGATCACCGCCAACGACCATGGTCAGCATCTCTACAACGGCGACGTCGGCATCATCCTCACCGATCCAGACGCCGAAGGTGCGCTGCGGTTTTGGCTGCAGAGCCCTGAAGGCGTGCGCCGCCTCCTGCCAGCCCGCCTGCCGGCACACGAGACCGTCTTCGCCATGACCATCCACAAAAGCCAGGGCAGCGAGTTCGAGAAGGTTCTGCTGGTGATGCCCGAGACCGACAGCCCCTTGCTCACGCGCGAGCTGCTCTACACCGGCATTACCCGGGCCAGGAAGGAGGTTTCGGTCATGGCCAAGCCCAGTGACATTGTTTCCGCCTGTGGCCGACGGGTCGAACGGACGACCGGACTCTTGGATGCGCTGTGGCAGTGA
- a CDS encoding TraV family lipoprotein, with amino-acid sequence MIRVRQSRHVALVLVSAAALSGCITPSPRPSDASAPVIVAGQGVVLDTRSHTAGSERAPGRAANKLPDNEPAAANAEQSTASKIAAESTPTPTRGPAQVLRIWIAPWEDSAGNLHGASHVFTEVVPRRWQLASATETATSTVLTPLQIEPRQVSRPEPSRKP; translated from the coding sequence ATGATCCGTGTCCGTCAATCCCGTCATGTCGCTCTGGTTTTGGTGTCCGCTGCCGCGCTGTCCGGCTGCATCACCCCGTCGCCGCGTCCTTCCGATGCCTCCGCGCCGGTCATCGTCGCGGGGCAGGGCGTGGTGCTCGACACCCGCTCACACACCGCCGGCTCGGAACGCGCGCCCGGGCGCGCCGCGAACAAGCTGCCAGACAACGAACCAGCAGCCGCAAACGCAGAGCAGTCAACCGCCAGCAAAATCGCCGCCGAATCCACCCCAACCCCGACCCGCGGCCCGGCGCAAGTCCTGCGCATCTGGATCGCCCCCTGGGAGGACAGCGCCGGCAACCTGCATGGCGCCAGCCACGTCTTCACCGAAGTGGTGCCACGCCGCTGGCAATTGGCCTCGGCCACCGAGACAGCGACAAGCACCGTCCTGACACCCCTGCAGATCGAACCGCGCCAGGTCTCGCGTCCCGAACCCTCGCGCAAACCCTGA
- a CDS encoding thioredoxin domain-containing protein yields MDRLGLDPADLGAINLGDQQADTKRVWVFIDPLCPACQELLERLAQTETPAHVIPLPLGGADSAQAARRLLCAPSPQAAQSALLEQSWSELPRPTSDCDTQPLVRALITARLLGIDSVPTLIAPDGRIQRGLPENLSAWLAGEQP; encoded by the coding sequence TTGGATCGGCTCGGGCTTGATCCAGCGGATCTGGGCGCCATCAACCTCGGCGACCAGCAAGCCGACACTAAGCGCGTCTGGGTCTTCATCGATCCACTGTGCCCGGCCTGCCAGGAGCTGCTCGAGCGTCTCGCGCAGACCGAGACTCCCGCCCATGTCATCCCGTTGCCACTCGGCGGTGCGGATTCAGCCCAGGCCGCGCGGCGCTTGCTCTGCGCGCCATCCCCGCAAGCCGCCCAATCCGCGCTGCTTGAGCAATCCTGGTCCGAGCTACCCCGACCCACGTCCGACTGTGACACCCAACCCCTAGTCCGGGCGCTGATCACCGCGCGGCTGTTGGGAATCGATTCGGTCCCGACGCTGATTGCGCCAGATGGGCGCATCCAGCGCGGACTACCAGAAAACCTCAGCGCCTGGCTGGCCGGAGAGCAGCCATGA
- a CDS encoding TrbC family F-type conjugative pilus assembly protein: MRCSEWMRLVLNSRVAALGFLAGGLAVVSAVWATDQESPSADIDAELQEILARANGILSDIDGQPLPAWLQQANAQSRGFAADAEAIAERARTIIKEETESCAADSVADANHPPAITFTLFASRALGESQLRDLFLFAAGQPETRILFRGIGEDESLLDFMASLTPLLEDIDPQPTVLLDPTPFREHGIESVPTLVATGPDGTELARVSGLASIHWLRSALDEGKTGDLGVRGPIRAIAEQDILELIHQRLALLDFKTLGERAVQRAFDRLAFETLPAAGEERERWIDPTITAGADVHLPDGTLLVRAGDSVNPLDKLPFTQRLVIFDASDSRQLAFAQSLANEPSDKPTTFLLTGLHREGGWNELTQVMEQLDRRVYLLTPEIRERFSLDRVPAIVEAVGRQFRVREVAMMGQVKPAMARSETP, translated from the coding sequence ATGCGCTGTTCTGAGTGGATGCGCCTGGTCCTGAATAGCCGCGTTGCGGCGCTGGGATTTCTGGCCGGGGGGCTGGCTGTGGTCAGCGCGGTATGGGCTACCGATCAAGAGTCGCCGTCAGCCGACATCGACGCCGAGCTCCAAGAAATTCTGGCCCGCGCCAATGGGATTCTGTCGGACATCGACGGCCAGCCGCTGCCGGCTTGGCTTCAGCAAGCCAATGCGCAGTCGCGCGGGTTTGCTGCGGACGCCGAAGCCATTGCCGAGCGGGCGAGGACAATCATCAAGGAGGAAACCGAATCCTGCGCCGCCGATTCGGTTGCCGACGCCAATCATCCTCCGGCCATCACCTTCACCCTGTTCGCCTCCCGCGCCCTCGGCGAGTCTCAGTTGCGCGACCTGTTCCTGTTCGCCGCCGGTCAGCCGGAGACCAGAATCCTGTTTCGCGGGATTGGCGAGGACGAGTCGCTGCTGGATTTCATGGCGAGCCTGACCCCGCTGCTGGAGGACATCGACCCGCAGCCGACCGTCCTGCTCGATCCGACGCCCTTTCGGGAGCATGGCATCGAATCCGTCCCGACCCTGGTCGCGACTGGACCCGACGGAACAGAACTCGCGCGCGTCTCTGGCTTGGCCAGCATTCATTGGCTGCGTTCCGCCCTGGACGAGGGCAAGACCGGCGACCTTGGGGTGCGCGGCCCCATCCGCGCGATCGCCGAGCAGGACATTCTGGAGCTAATCCATCAACGACTGGCGCTTTTGGACTTCAAGACCTTGGGCGAACGGGCGGTCCAGCGTGCCTTCGACCGGCTGGCCTTCGAGACCCTCCCCGCAGCAGGTGAAGAACGCGAACGCTGGATCGATCCGACCATCACGGCGGGGGCGGATGTGCATCTACCCGATGGCACGCTGCTGGTCCGAGCGGGGGATTCAGTCAATCCGCTGGACAAGCTTCCCTTCACCCAGCGCCTGGTGATCTTCGATGCATCGGACAGTCGCCAGCTGGCCTTCGCGCAATCGCTCGCGAATGAACCGTCAGACAAGCCAACGACTTTCCTGCTGACCGGCCTCCACCGCGAAGGCGGTTGGAACGAACTGACGCAGGTGATGGAGCAACTTGACCGTCGGGTTTATCTGCTCACCCCGGAGATCCGTGAACGCTTCTCCCTGGACAGGGTTCCCGCCATCGTCGAGGCGGTGGGACGGCAGTTCCGGGTGCGGGAAGTGGCGATGATGGGTCAAGTCAAGCCGGCTATGGCAAGGAGCGAGACCCCATGA
- the traC gene encoding type IV secretion system protein TraC yields the protein MTHPARQFQGERAANLFSPLAFAPDCFLFQHDDQTLGYGFLCTPLAGADSSYAERLSVLLNQDWPAGTQMQVALWSTPDIDQSLAVMLGLRLDLDPGVLREATQERAQFLRTGVSEPIIPGTEVRVRDLRVFVGVKVPISAQLPNAAEISQAIEHRAETEQMLSTAGLRPQALTAENYVRLMGTLLNWGEDASWCHRIAPECDPTRILREQLLDYDHALEVDADGLTLGETRVQVLSCKRYPDQVHFGLAARYLGDPLSGTRGIRHNALVTLNLYFPDQERLRARMKGQRQWATNTAYGPLAKFMPELVSRKLGFDALFAALDQGDRPVQCYLSLVLFSSPAEASAVASNAITYWRELGFQLMRDRYFVLPLFLQALPFGMDCRAIRDMMRYRTLAARHAVALLPVFGDWKGTPTPVVNLLSRSGQLMNLSLFDSTSNYNAVVAASSGAGKSFFTNELIASSLSAGARCWIVDVGRSYQKVCEALGGQFIAFQADSDLCINPFELVQRWEEEADVVLAIITAMAAPTEPLGDYRTAGLKRVLKQVWDALGPKMTVDAIAEALLREDDPRLQDVGRQLYAFTSQGEYGRFFNGANSIRFTAPLVVLELEELKSRRHLQQVVLLQLIYQIQQAMYLGERGQQKLVVIDEAWDLLTQGDVGRFIESGYRRFRKYGGAAVTVTQSLADLYANPVGRAIAENSANTFLLAQPSQSIDQLAQEKRLPIPIEAAELLKTVHTVPGAYSEIFCLTTLGGGIGRLVVDPFRRLLYSTSPQDVAALESLRQQGLDVVGAIRRLLWERGHG from the coding sequence ATGACCCATCCCGCCCGTCAATTTCAGGGCGAGCGCGCGGCGAACCTGTTCAGCCCGCTCGCCTTCGCCCCCGATTGTTTTTTGTTCCAACACGACGACCAGACCCTGGGGTACGGATTTCTCTGTACCCCGCTGGCCGGTGCTGATTCATCCTATGCCGAGCGGCTCTCGGTCCTGCTCAATCAGGACTGGCCCGCCGGCACCCAAATGCAGGTCGCCCTCTGGTCCACCCCGGATATCGACCAATCCCTGGCCGTCATGCTCGGACTGCGCCTGGATCTGGACCCTGGCGTCCTGCGTGAAGCGACCCAGGAGCGCGCGCAGTTTCTGCGCACCGGCGTGAGCGAACCCATTATTCCTGGCACCGAAGTGCGAGTGCGCGATCTGCGCGTCTTCGTCGGGGTGAAAGTGCCGATTAGCGCCCAGCTGCCGAACGCGGCCGAAATTTCCCAGGCCATCGAGCATCGCGCCGAGACCGAGCAGATGCTGAGCACCGCCGGGCTGCGTCCGCAGGCACTCACTGCCGAGAACTATGTCCGGCTGATGGGAACACTGCTCAACTGGGGCGAGGACGCCTCCTGGTGCCATCGCATTGCCCCGGAATGCGACCCGACCCGGATTCTGCGCGAACAGCTGCTCGATTATGACCATGCCCTGGAGGTCGATGCCGATGGGCTGACCCTCGGGGAGACCCGCGTGCAGGTTCTCTCCTGCAAGCGCTATCCGGACCAGGTCCACTTTGGCCTGGCGGCGCGCTATCTGGGCGATCCCCTCTCCGGTACGCGCGGCATTCGCCACAACGCTTTGGTCACGCTGAATCTGTATTTCCCTGACCAGGAACGCCTGCGCGCGCGCATGAAAGGTCAGCGCCAGTGGGCGACCAACACCGCCTATGGGCCGTTGGCGAAGTTCATGCCGGAACTGGTCTCGCGCAAGCTCGGATTCGATGCCTTGTTTGCGGCCCTGGACCAGGGTGACCGCCCGGTGCAGTGCTACCTGAGCCTGGTGCTGTTCTCCAGTCCCGCCGAGGCATCCGCCGTGGCCTCCAACGCCATCACCTACTGGCGCGAGCTCGGCTTTCAGCTGATGCGTGATCGCTACTTCGTGCTGCCCTTGTTCCTTCAGGCCTTGCCCTTCGGCATGGACTGCCGGGCGATTCGCGACATGATGCGCTACCGCACGCTGGCCGCACGGCATGCGGTGGCCCTGTTGCCGGTCTTCGGTGACTGGAAAGGCACGCCCACGCCTGTGGTCAACCTGCTCTCGCGCAGCGGACAGCTGATGAACCTGTCGCTGTTTGACTCCACCAGCAATTACAACGCGGTGGTGGCGGCCAGTTCCGGCGCGGGCAAGAGCTTCTTCACCAATGAATTGATTGCCTCTTCGCTCAGCGCCGGCGCGCGCTGCTGGATTGTCGATGTCGGGCGCAGTTATCAGAAAGTCTGCGAGGCGCTGGGCGGGCAGTTCATCGCCTTCCAGGCGGATTCTGATCTCTGCATCAATCCCTTCGAGCTGGTCCAGCGCTGGGAGGAGGAAGCCGATGTGGTGCTGGCGATCATCACCGCCATGGCGGCGCCGACCGAGCCGCTGGGGGACTATCGCACGGCAGGACTGAAGCGGGTGCTCAAGCAGGTCTGGGATGCCCTGGGTCCGAAGATGACGGTGGATGCCATTGCCGAGGCCTTGCTCCGGGAAGACGACCCCCGGTTGCAGGATGTCGGCCGCCAGCTCTATGCCTTCACCAGTCAGGGCGAGTATGGGCGCTTCTTCAATGGCGCGAACAGCATTCGCTTCACCGCGCCGCTGGTGGTGCTGGAGCTGGAGGAGCTGAAAAGCCGCCGACACTTGCAGCAAGTGGTTCTGCTCCAGCTGATCTACCAGATCCAGCAGGCCATGTATCTCGGCGAGCGCGGCCAGCAGAAGTTGGTGGTGATCGACGAGGCCTGGGATCTGCTGACCCAGGGCGATGTCGGGCGCTTCATCGAATCGGGCTACCGGCGGTTCCGCAAATACGGCGGTGCGGCGGTGACGGTCACCCAGTCGCTGGCGGACCTCTATGCCAACCCTGTCGGACGGGCGATTGCCGAGAACAGCGCCAATACCTTCCTGCTGGCCCAGCCCTCCCAGAGCATCGATCAACTGGCGCAGGAAAAACGCCTGCCGATTCCCATCGAAGCGGCCGAGTTGCTCAAGACGGTCCACACCGTCCCCGGCGCCTACTCGGAAATCTTCTGCCTGACGACCCTGGGTGGCGGCATCGGCCGGCTGGTGGTCGATCCGTTCCGACGGCTGCTTTACAGCACCTCGCCGCAGGATGTGGCGGCCTTGGAGAGCTTGCGACAACAGGGACTGGATGTGGTCGGCGCGATCCGGCGGCTGCTGTGGGAGCGTGGGCATGGCTGA
- the traA gene encoding TraA family conjugative transfer protein: MTTAPTQSHPEIATPSMSSRPLLHAALLGAPLLVLLLPDTALAGAGGTEFQATYDMLIGWMTGLLGRIIAVSFIIVGLIAGVARQSIMSFAIGIAAGLGLFMAPDIVDAVVSATLPIV; encoded by the coding sequence ATGACCACCGCACCAACCCAATCCCATCCTGAAATCGCCACCCCATCCATGTCTTCGCGCCCACTGCTGCACGCCGCTCTGCTCGGCGCGCCGCTGCTGGTGCTCTTGTTACCGGACACCGCGCTGGCCGGCGCCGGCGGCACCGAGTTCCAGGCCACCTACGACATGCTGATCGGCTGGATGACCGGTCTGCTCGGCCGGATCATCGCGGTGTCCTTCATCATCGTCGGGCTGATCGCCGGTGTCGCGCGCCAGTCGATCATGTCCTTCGCCATCGGCATTGCCGCCGGGCTGGGCCTGTTCATGGCTCCCGACATCGTCGATGCGGTGGTCTCCGCCACCTTGCCCATCGTCTGA
- the lepB gene encoding signal peptidase I — MIGSVLISKSQPKPSLETWDRFALKALLVLTAILILIGYGCARYRIGIDDQISQCLPPYRWYLIDTFDRDIQRDQLIAFRATDAMAPYFRREQTIIKRVAGMPGDQVAVTADGTLINGIMQPQSDPALAKALGLSVADFLVGSLTIHDGFLWVMGATRDSFDSRYWGVLPNSQVIGRAYALF, encoded by the coding sequence ATGATCGGGTCGGTGCTCATATCCAAATCCCAGCCCAAACCCAGCCTCGAAACCTGGGATCGGTTTGCGCTGAAAGCCCTGCTGGTGCTGACGGCGATTTTGATTCTGATTGGCTATGGCTGCGCGCGCTACCGCATCGGCATTGATGACCAGATCAGTCAATGCCTGCCGCCGTATCGCTGGTACCTAATCGATACCTTTGACCGGGACATCCAGCGCGATCAGCTCATCGCCTTCAGGGCGACCGACGCGATGGCGCCGTACTTCCGTCGCGAGCAGACCATCATCAAGCGCGTGGCCGGTATGCCGGGTGACCAGGTAGCGGTCACGGCGGACGGGACGTTGATCAATGGCATCATGCAGCCGCAAAGCGACCCAGCGCTGGCCAAGGCGCTGGGATTGTCCGTCGCGGATTTCCTGGTTGGGTCACTGACCATCCACGATGGCTTTCTGTGGGTCATGGGGGCCACACGCGACAGTTTCGATTCGCGCTACTGGGGCGTGCTCCCGAACAGCCAGGTGATCGGGAGGGCGTATGCGCTGTTCTGA
- a CDS encoding ATP-binding domain-containing protein codes for MEVAVDSQDHIKAIAEEVLKQFEKTASVARAKLNEPLGLTPAALAGINTLTSGATLGHLQRIDGENRSSYSILAQEPAIARVVAEDESGQRHTYYFCRADQGMVDIGVISYRAPIGRLAALPIGEEFRLPNGRELYVLERSQLRPTATAGNWDSQNTVFEAERIGPVTIESLQALLTELAGEDVSADLLERLLAEEALKANVVEGVRRTVITKMGLRDQPVLDQYQDEIFRLSLANRLMILGPPGTGKTTTLIRRLGQKLDTTFLDEDERQLVEQLSAAGGVAHADSWLMFTPTELLKQYLKEAFAREGVAASDQRIRTWDNFRRELARQTFGVLRTGAGGGIFVLKEDLESLGPQALQQPIPWYQDFDAWQRGAYLQELRDASAALAASTSADAVALGERLSKPLKTAGAETLATTFSALAAEVPRVQTLVAGLKKDTDEKIRRTLTLQVNRKKDFLDELAKFIDTLQETLAADADDPDDPDAEDEDDDTGPQTGRHAAVRAYERALRAQARSAAARRKLNKASRNARIIHWIGDRTLSDADRETVGASLLIQSSVRRFVNPAKRYIDGIPKRYRAFRRLRQSEERWYAKARFEARDIHPLELDLILLALLRSGGELLDRAGIQRNIEDPVWSSLKPFLDLRRHQVLVDEATDFSPLQLACMGGLGHPTLRSFFACGDFNQRLTTWGTRSIDDLKWVFPDVEVKEVTVSYRQSRQLNELARAMIQVTGGSEQLATLPEHVDSEGVAPALLEAATGASTIAWLAGRIREIEQFVRRLPSIAIFVNTEAEVAAVAAALDAALAEDNIQVVACHEGQTVGQESNIRVFDVRHIKGLEFEAVFFIGIDRLADLHPDLFDKYLYVGTTRAATYLGVTCDGLLPPAIEELRPRFGRDWRTLGTIA; via the coding sequence ATGGAAGTGGCAGTGGATTCACAGGATCACATCAAGGCAATCGCGGAAGAGGTCCTGAAGCAGTTCGAGAAGACGGCGTCGGTGGCGAGAGCCAAGCTCAACGAGCCACTTGGTTTGACGCCTGCCGCCTTGGCCGGCATCAACACGCTCACCTCTGGTGCGACACTCGGACACTTGCAACGTATCGACGGGGAAAATCGTTCAAGCTACAGCATACTCGCGCAAGAGCCCGCGATTGCGCGGGTCGTGGCCGAGGACGAGTCGGGGCAACGACACACATACTATTTCTGCCGTGCCGACCAAGGTATGGTGGACATCGGCGTGATCAGCTACCGGGCGCCGATCGGACGCCTGGCTGCGCTCCCCATCGGCGAAGAGTTCCGGCTTCCCAACGGTCGCGAGCTCTATGTGCTGGAGCGCTCCCAGCTGCGGCCCACCGCCACAGCCGGAAATTGGGATTCGCAGAACACCGTCTTCGAGGCCGAGCGCATCGGACCGGTGACGATCGAATCGCTCCAGGCGCTGCTGACCGAGCTCGCCGGCGAAGACGTAAGCGCCGACCTGTTGGAGCGACTGCTGGCCGAGGAAGCCCTAAAGGCGAACGTCGTCGAAGGCGTGCGCCGAACCGTCATCACCAAGATGGGGCTCCGCGACCAGCCGGTGCTCGACCAGTACCAGGACGAGATCTTCCGCCTGTCCCTTGCCAATCGCCTGATGATCCTAGGCCCCCCCGGCACCGGCAAGACGACGACGCTGATCCGGCGCCTCGGCCAGAAGCTCGACACGACCTTCCTCGACGAAGACGAGAGGCAACTGGTCGAGCAGCTGAGCGCCGCCGGCGGAGTCGCCCATGCCGACAGCTGGCTGATGTTCACGCCGACGGAGCTCCTCAAGCAGTATCTCAAGGAGGCCTTCGCCCGCGAGGGCGTTGCCGCATCGGACCAGCGCATCAGGACCTGGGACAACTTCCGCCGGGAACTCGCCCGCCAGACCTTCGGCGTCCTCCGGACCGGCGCAGGCGGCGGTATCTTCGTGCTCAAGGAAGACCTCGAGAGCCTGGGTCCCCAAGCGCTGCAACAGCCGATTCCGTGGTACCAAGACTTCGATGCCTGGCAGCGCGGCGCCTATCTTCAGGAGCTGCGGGACGCGTCCGCTGCCCTTGCCGCCTCGACCTCTGCCGACGCCGTGGCCCTCGGCGAGCGCCTGTCGAAGCCCCTGAAGACGGCCGGCGCCGAGACGCTGGCGACCACCTTCAGCGCCCTGGCCGCAGAGGTCCCAAGGGTCCAGACGCTGGTGGCGGGCCTCAAGAAGGACACGGACGAGAAGATCCGACGGACCTTGACGCTGCAGGTCAATCGCAAAAAGGATTTCCTCGACGAGTTGGCGAAGTTCATCGACACGCTCCAGGAGACCCTGGCGGCCGATGCCGACGACCCGGACGATCCCGACGCCGAGGACGAAGACGATGACACCGGGCCGCAGACCGGCCGTCACGCCGCCGTCCGGGCCTACGAGCGCGCCCTCCGAGCCCAGGCGCGGTCAGCGGCCGCCAGGCGCAAGCTGAACAAGGCGTCCCGCAACGCCAGGATCATCCACTGGATCGGCGATCGCACCCTGTCCGACGCGGATCGCGAGACCGTGGGGGCAAGCCTGCTGATCCAGTCCAGCGTGCGACGCTTCGTCAACCCGGCCAAGCGCTACATCGACGGCATCCCCAAGCGCTACCGGGCATTCCGGCGGCTGCGGCAAAGCGAGGAGCGGTGGTACGCCAAGGCACGGTTCGAGGCCAGGGACATCCATCCGCTGGAGCTGGACCTGATCCTCCTCGCCCTGCTGCGCTCCGGTGGCGAGTTGCTCGACAGAGCCGGTATCCAGCGCAACATCGAGGACCCGGTCTGGTCGTCGCTGAAGCCCTTCCTGGACCTCCGGCGGCACCAGGTCCTGGTGGATGAGGCCACGGACTTCTCCCCGCTCCAGCTCGCCTGCATGGGCGGCCTCGGGCACCCTACGCTCCGCTCGTTCTTCGCCTGCGGCGACTTCAACCAGCGCCTCACCACCTGGGGTACGCGCTCCATCGACGACCTGAAGTGGGTCTTCCCCGATGTCGAGGTCAAGGAGGTCACGGTGTCCTATCGCCAGAGCCGGCAGCTCAACGAGCTGGCCCGCGCCATGATCCAGGTCACCGGCGGCAGCGAGCAGCTGGCCACGCTGCCGGAGCATGTGGACAGCGAAGGGGTGGCGCCGGCCCTGCTGGAAGCGGCCACCGGGGCATCGACGATCGCCTGGCTGGCCGGGCGCATCCGCGAGATCGAGCAGTTCGTCCGGCGACTGCCGTCCATCGCCATCTTCGTCAACACCGAGGCCGAAGTCGCAGCCGTTGCTGCGGCCCTCGACGCCGCCCTGGCCGAGGACAACATCCAGGTCGTCGCCTGTCACGAGGGCCAGACGGTCGGCCAGGAAAGCAATATCCGCGTCTTCGACGTCCGGCACATCAAGGGGCTCGAGTTCGAGGCCGTCTTCTTCATCGGCATCGACCGGCTTGCGGACCTGCACCCGGACCTCTTCGACAAGTATCTCTACGTGGGCACCACGCGCGCGGCGACATACCTAGGGGTGACCTGCGATGGGTTGCTGCCGCCCGCGATCGAGGAACTTCGGCCGCGCTTCGGCCGGGACTGGCGAACTCTCGGCACGATTGCATAG
- a CDS encoding RRXRR domain-containing protein — MNSQPVPIPEFSEAIPTMRHQRGTRCRPSAVAVLDDQGRFLAPCKPARARQLITLGRAWLLSAEPPRIQLTYKPQQEAPDQP; from the coding sequence ATGAATTCACAACCCGTTCCAATCCCCGAATTCAGCGAGGCCATTCCAACCATGCGACACCAACGAGGGACCAGATGCCGGCCATCGGCCGTGGCGGTGCTGGATGACCAAGGCCGCTTTCTCGCCCCCTGCAAACCCGCCCGCGCGCGTCAACTGATCACACTCGGTCGCGCCTGGCTGCTGAGCGCCGAGCCGCCGCGGATTCAATTGACCTATAAGCCCCAGCAAGAGGCCCCCGACCAGCCATGA